From the genome of Azospirillum fermentarium:
ACGAAGACGAGAACGGACAGAACCACCAGGAACGACAGCAGCGACGTTCCGAAACCACCCAGAATCGACATCAGGACCAGCCTTTATCCAGCCTCTTGCCCGGCGAGTGCGGCCACCCGCTCCGAAGCGGCCCGGCGGGCCTCCTCATCGACGGCCCGTACATCGGCAAGGCAGGATGGCACCCGGTGCGGCAGCGCCGCCAGGGTGTCTTCCACCACCCGCTCGATGTGCAGGAAGCCGATGCGGCGCTCCAGGAAAGCGGACACGGCGACCTCGTTCGCGGCACTGAGGATAGTGGGCGCGCCGCCCCCGCTTTGCAAGGCGGCCCGCGCCAGCCGCAAGGCCGGAAAACGCACCGGATCGGGCGCTTCGAACGTCAGCGACGCCGCCCGCACCAGATCCAGCCGCTGGGCCGGGGTTTCCATGCGGTCGGGCCACGCCAGGGCATAGGCGATGGGCGTGCGCATGTCGGGCGTGCCCAACTGCGCCAGCACCGATCCGTCCACATACTCCACCAGCGAATGGATCACCGACTGGGGATGGACCAGAACGTCGATCCGCTCTTCGGGAACGTCGAACAGGAAATGGGCCTCGATCAGCTCCAGCCCCTTGTTCATCATGGTGGCGCTGTCCACCGAGATCTTGGCGCCCATGTCCCAGGTGGGATGCGCCACCGCCTGTTCCGGCGTGACCGCGGCCATGAAGGCGCGGTCCCGTTCGCGGAACGGCCCGCCCGAGGCGGTCAGCACCAGCCGCGACACCCGTTCGGGATGCTGGAAATCGAAGCACTGGT
Proteins encoded in this window:
- a CDS encoding 1-deoxy-D-xylulose-5-phosphate reductoisomerase, which produces MVVTAAAAGTRRPVTILGSTGSVGTQTVDLIARSPESFSVEALTANRNVPLLARQARELGAKLAVVADESRYGALKDALSGTGIEVAAGAAAVAAAAARPADWVMSAIVGAAGLEPTLAAVRRGVHVAFANKETLVCAGALMMDEVRAHGATLLPVDSEHSAIYQCFDFQHPERVSRLVLTASGGPFRERDRAFMAAVTPEQAVAHPTWDMGAKISVDSATMMNKGLELIEAHFLFDVPEERIDVLVHPQSVIHSLVEYVDGSVLAQLGTPDMRTPIAYALAWPDRMETPAQRLDLVRAASLTFEAPDPVRFPALRLARAALQSGGGAPTILSAANEVAVSAFLERRIGFLHIERVVEDTLAALPHRVPSCLADVRAVDEEARRAASERVAALAGQEAG